Proteins co-encoded in one Aethina tumida isolate Nest 87 chromosome 7, icAetTumi1.1, whole genome shotgun sequence genomic window:
- the LOC109609422 gene encoding uncharacterized protein LOC109609422: protein MKLILILLCAVVAITTASPVEKESPVVEKHEANISKREDVDPVKKAEEIRIAQEKLRALNEARERFIEKQQLYLDSLYRQSIWNPYRVPYYQGRYIEPFLGLSPWHHY from the exons ATGAAACTAATCCtg ATTTTGTTGTGTGCTGTTGTGGCCATAACCACTGCATCACCTGTAGAAAAGGAATCACCAGTCGTTGAAAAACACGAAGCAAACATTTCCAAGCGGGAAGATGTTGACCCTGTCAAGAAAGCTGAAGAGATTAGAATAGCTCAAGAAAAACTTAGGGCATTAAATGAAGCACGTGAAAGGTTTATTGAGAAACAACAGCTTTATCTCGACTCACTGTACAGACAGTCTATCTGGAATCCATACCGGGTACCATATTACCAAGGACGTTATATAGAACCATTTTTGGGGCTGAGTCCATGGCACCATTATTAG
- the LOC109609413 gene encoding uncharacterized protein LOC109609413 isoform X1: MKFILILLCAVVAITTASPEEKESPIVEKPEAKVSKREDVVDPVKKAEEIRIAQEKLRALKEARERLIERQQLYLDSLYRQSIWNPYRVQYYQRGYVQPFLGLSPWYHY, encoded by the exons ATGAAATTCATTCTG ATTTTGTTGTGTGCTGTTGTGGCTATAACCACAGCATCACCTGAAGAAAAGGAATCACCAATCGTTGAAAAACCCGAAGCAAAAGTTTCCAAGCGAGAAGATGTAGTTGATCCTGTCAAGAAAGCTGAAGAGATTAGAATAGCTCAAGAAAAACTCAGAGCATTAAAAGAAGCACGTGAAAGGTTGATTGAGAGACAACAGCTTTACCTTGACTCACTGTACAGACAGTCTATATGGAATCCATACCGTGTACAATATTACCAAAGAGGTTATGTACAACCATTTTTAGGGCTGAGTCCATGGTACCATTATTAG